GGCGACAGCTGGCCCCAGCCCTTTTATCTTCCTGGCGTCGATTGCATGAATGGCCGAGACTACATGCTCTTCGGTATTGCAGCACAGACAGGTATCGAGAAGCTGCCCAAATGCTTTCTGATTGGCGGGATTTTCGTAGATGTCGGGAATGCGTAACTTCGGTTTCCACAAGAATGCATGATCCGCACCCTTGAAAATCTGACGCTGCTCAGCAATCGAATGTACAACTGTTTCCAAGGAGGAGCCACGATAGGCAACCCCGAATGTACCAGCGGCTATCTCAGCCACAACCAGCTGCAGACCGCGACGGATAGACCGGAAGTTTTTGAGGCGTTCATCCCACAAGAACCAACTCTGATAGGTCCCTGCCGGATCATCTCGCCAGCGAAGGATAAGGTCTCGAATGAGGTCTGTCATTTACCCGCAAACTAACATTCCGTTCTCCCCAGATACTGATTGTAACAGGGATATAGGTCAACACCTGCCGGGTCTCGCATAGTGGCCGGCATTTCGCTTAGGGTGCCGACGCCGGTTTTCCTTGACGCAAAACATCAGAAGGGCCAGCGATCATATAATGGATACTATCAGCCTTATTGCCCTGCTTTTCGTGCTCGCCGCAGCCTTTAGCATTCTCAATCACCACACGTTTCGCGTTCCAGCGACAATCGGTGTCCTGATCTTTTCGCTGCTGGCATCCCTGCTGGTTGTGGCTTTGAACCTGCTGATTCCGGACTATGATCTGCAGGCTCTGTCGCGGTCTATGCTGGGGATCATCAATCTACCCGTAGCGCTTCTGAACGGTGTGCTATCACTTCTTCTCTTTGCGGGAGCCATGCAGGTTGATGTCGGGCACCTGCGTGCCAAATTGATGTCCGTGACAGCCCTCTCTGTCCTTGGAACGGTGTTGGCTGTGGTCCTTCTGGCGGGTGCAGTCTGGAGTATTTTGCCCCTGATGGGCCATGCCGTTCCGTTTTCATGGTGCATCGTGCTCGGTGCGATTCTCGCACCCACAGATCCGGTTTCGGTCGTGGGCATGCTGAAGCGTCTGCGACTTCCGGGACCACTTCAGGCAGTTTTCGCGGGCGAGAGTCTGTTCAATGACGGTGTGGGAGTTGTTATTTTTGGTGTGACGATCGGGTTGGCGACCGGAGACAGTCAGGGTCTGGCCGCTTCTGCGATTGTGCTCAGCTTTTGCCGTGAGGCGCTTGGTGGTGGTCTGTTAGGTGCCATGACCGGATGGATCGCGCTGCGTGTACTCAAGGAGCAACGGAATCCGCATATCGATCTGCTGACGTCATTGGCCCTAGCGACCGGAACCTTCAGTATCGCCAGCCATCTTGGCATGTCAGGCGCGATAGCTGTCGTCGTGGCTGGATTGTGTTTTGGAACCAGCTATAGCGATTCCGTTTTCGATGAAGCATCCCGCCAGAACCTCGATGTCGCGTGGACCCTTATGGACGAAGTGCTGAATGTCCTGCTATTCATGCTTATCGGTTTTGAAATTCTGGAGATCACGCCGCGTCTGTTTACCATGATGGCGACGCTCATGGTGATTCCGCTGTCTATTGTCGTGCGCGCACTGAGCGTGTTGTTCTCCACTCTTCCGATTCATCTCAGACAATGGGAACGGGGCCGTGTTCTTGGTATCCTGACCTGGGGTGGTTTGCGCGGTGGCATCTCGGTCTCACTGGCGCTTGGATTGCCTCCAGGTGAATTGCGCAATCTGTTGCTGCCTGTCTGTTACGGTGTGGTGGTGTTTACCACCATCGTACAGGGACTGACCATGGAATGGGTCGTCCGCAGGCTTTACCCATCATCAACATCCGGGCCAGAATGATTTCTCATGAAACATGCGGCGACAAAATGCCTGTAGGTCAATCAGTCAGCGTCTGCCGACTGCTGCCCTAAGTCGTAAGGCCTCGTAGATCGGGGTATCTCCGCATGCACCTGCCACCACCATTGCTGAGAAGCTTCCGCACAGGAGCGGTAATACAAGATCGGATGATCCAGTCATTTCCATGACGAGGATAATGCCCGTCACGGGTGATCGAACGGATCCTGCGAACATTGAAGCCATGCCAACAATCACGAACGGCGCAGTCGCCAGTGCTGTGTCCGGGCTCAGTATTTGTGCGACAAAGCTGCAGGCCAACCCTGATAGTGCCCCCAAGGCAAGCATAGGCGCGAATAATCCGCCAGGTGTCGCGGCAGCATAGGAAACTGCCCCGAATACCAAGCGGAAAACGAACAGGAGGGGAATAAGATGCCAGTTTATCGTATTACTTATTGCGGCCTGGGTGATCCAGTCGCCTCCACCCGCCAGATGGGGATCAAGCCATACGACAAGTCCGGCCAGTCCGCCGATTAGGGTGGCTCTGGTGTATATGCTGACAGGCAGACGGTCGGCAAGGCGCAGTGCTGCAAGAATTGTTCGGTTGTATCCGACTGCCAGTAGGCCTGTCATGAGACCAGTCATGACAAAGAATAACTGCTTCGCAACTGCTGTAGGTAGAACCGGATAAGATGCGATGAAATCGGGCTGACTGCCTAGAATGCCACGACTGAACATAATGGCTGAGATGGACGCTCCGAGCGCTGCGCAGACCATTCTCGCCTCAAATTGGCCCACCAGTTCTTCCAGGACAAAAACGGCACCTGCGGCTGGCGCATTGAAGGCCGTTGCAAGACCTGCTCCCGCGCCAGCGGCAAGAAGGGCACGGCAGTCTGCACGTCCCAGTGAGAGCCGTCGTGCGATCGCATCGGCTACTGCGGCTCCCATCTGTACGCTAGGCCCTTCGCGTCCCAGGGCCAGACCACTCCCAATCGCCAGTAGACCGCCGACGAATTTGACCGGGATGAGTGGCCATGACGCCGGGCCGGTAATGCCCGATAGCACGGCTTCGACATGAGGAATGCCGCTGCCTGCCGCCAGCGGTGCAAGGCGGCGTACCATTTCTACAGCTGTCAGAGCTGCCAGGGCAACGCCGACGACCAGAAAGAAGCCTCCCCACGGCGAACCATGCAGAAACCGAGGGGCCATCTCCGTTCGCGTGAATTCCAGCCACTCCAGAAACAGGCGAAAGGTTCCGCAGATCGTACCGGTTGCGATACCGATCAGGATTGACGCTGACGCGAGGAAAACCAGACTGCAGGAACTGTCGGTTCGTTCTGAGTGCGGTGTTCTATCTGGCACCTGCTGTAGCACGGCGTCTTCTTTCGTTGACTGAGGTTCCCCGGCTTCGAATGCGACATCTGCGATCCGGGTCGCTGTTCATGAGGGACCCGTTTCCGGGCTCGGAGCAGTTTTTTTCTGAATCTCCTTCTGCTCGGTCTTTTCCATGAAACCTGTAGCAAGGACGGAATATAGTGGATGGGGGCAGATCATTCGCGACACTCCGAACGCCAGAAATGCGGTTGCCAGAAGCGCCAGCGTGACCTGCTGGTTATCGCATATCTCCATCACGATGATCGTCGCTGTGAGCGGAGATTGGGCAACGCCACAGAAATATGCCGCCATCCCAAGCAGAACGACAGCACCTGGAGAGGTATGGGGTAGGAACTGTCCGATCCACCCGCCCATGCCAGCACCGATAGCTAGGGACGGTGCAAACATGCCGCCAGGTATGCCAGAACAAAAGGTGATTAGGGCCTGTTAGACCTTGAATG
The window above is part of the Komagataeibacter sucrofermentans DSM 15973 genome. Proteins encoded here:
- a CDS encoding sodium:proton antiporter, producing the protein MDTISLIALLFVLAAAFSILNHHTFRVPATIGVLIFSLLASLLVVALNLLIPDYDLQALSRSMLGIINLPVALLNGVLSLLLFAGAMQVDVGHLRAKLMSVTALSVLGTVLAVVLLAGAVWSILPLMGHAVPFSWCIVLGAILAPTDPVSVVGMLKRLRLPGPLQAVFAGESLFNDGVGVVIFGVTIGLATGDSQGLAASAIVLSFCREALGGGLLGAMTGWIALRVLKEQRNPHIDLLTSLALATGTFSIASHLGMSGAIAVVVAGLCFGTSYSDSVFDEASRQNLDVAWTLMDEVLNVLLFMLIGFEILEITPRLFTMMATLMVIPLSIVVRALSVLFSTLPIHLRQWERGRVLGILTWGGLRGGISVSLALGLPPGELRNLLLPVCYGVVVFTTIVQGLTMEWVVRRLYPSSTSGPE
- a CDS encoding ClC family H(+)/Cl(-) exchange transporter; translated protein: MLQQVPDRTPHSERTDSSCSLVFLASASILIGIATGTICGTFRLFLEWLEFTRTEMAPRFLHGSPWGGFFLVVGVALAALTAVEMVRRLAPLAAGSGIPHVEAVLSGITGPASWPLIPVKFVGGLLAIGSGLALGREGPSVQMGAAVADAIARRLSLGRADCRALLAAGAGAGLATAFNAPAAGAVFVLEELVGQFEARMVCAALGASISAIMFSRGILGSQPDFIASYPVLPTAVAKQLFFVMTGLMTGLLAVGYNRTILAALRLADRLPVSIYTRATLIGGLAGLVVWLDPHLAGGGDWITQAAISNTINWHLIPLLFVFRLVFGAVSYAAATPGGLFAPMLALGALSGLACSFVAQILSPDTALATAPFVIVGMASMFAGSVRSPVTGIILVMEMTGSSDLVLPLLCGSFSAMVVAGACGDTPIYEALRLRAAVGRR